The proteins below are encoded in one region of Metabacillus dongyingensis:
- a CDS encoding multi antimicrobial extrusion protein MatE, whose product MIINGTLTRGENPEVIIASYAIAMSLFGITERLGVLLRNACSALVRDKVSFKVMTIVGAYVLTALMVVSGTIAYTPIGNWVFTTLFGANENMIAQIVDVYQILIIVTFFSAIRCLFQGVIIINRQTKWLTIGMVIRLIVMYLLSLVFINTGHINAKTGAYIFLAGMMIESIISFTEGRILVKKMVDDDKKHTITKKSQIFRFYNPLILSSLIIVMVGPVINVFLGKTNEIELAIASYAIALSITQLFLSFFTYTHQIVLTFYKDHPQKVQRFTLIIGFIPTGILSLFCFTPIGAFFIEHVLGANELLVMASLDSLNVFLLMTLVFPFIDFCNGLLMVRNKTKVMVLSQSANLLLTFLVLVITSSIVPYWNGKIGAIAQSIGMLTELCVLVFIIYRVEKKVCNEKPGKSKYING is encoded by the coding sequence ATGATAATTAATGGAACTTTAACAAGAGGAGAGAATCCCGAGGTCATTATTGCTAGTTATGCCATAGCAATGAGCTTATTTGGCATAACAGAACGTCTTGGTGTTTTATTGCGTAATGCCTGTTCTGCTTTGGTGCGTGACAAGGTGTCGTTTAAGGTGATGACGATTGTTGGTGCTTATGTTCTAACGGCTTTAATGGTGGTTTCTGGAACAATTGCGTATACACCTATCGGCAATTGGGTTTTTACTACACTTTTTGGTGCTAATGAGAACATGATTGCACAAATAGTTGATGTTTATCAAATACTGATTATCGTAACCTTTTTTTCAGCAATTCGCTGTTTATTTCAGGGAGTTATTATTATAAATAGACAAACGAAGTGGTTGACAATTGGAATGGTCATACGGCTCATCGTGATGTATTTATTATCTTTAGTTTTTATTAATACCGGTCATATTAATGCCAAAACAGGAGCTTATATCTTTTTGGCAGGTATGATGATTGAAAGTATAATTAGTTTTACAGAAGGTAGAATTCTAGTGAAGAAGATGGTTGATGATGATAAGAAACATACCATTACAAAAAAATCTCAAATTTTCCGGTTTTATAATCCGTTAATTCTATCATCATTAATAATTGTTATGGTTGGTCCAGTTATTAATGTTTTTTTAGGAAAAACTAATGAAATTGAACTTGCGATTGCGTCTTATGCAATTGCCTTAAGTATTACACAATTATTCTTGAGCTTCTTCACTTATACTCATCAAATCGTCCTAACATTTTATAAAGATCATCCTCAAAAAGTTCAAAGATTCACATTAATAATAGGGTTTATTCCTACAGGTATTTTGTCTCTGTTTTGCTTTACTCCAATTGGTGCCTTTTTTATTGAGCATGTATTAGGTGCAAACGAACTCCTAGTAATGGCAAGTTTGGATAGTTTAAACGTTTTTTTATTAATGACACTTGTTTTTCCTTTTATAGACTTTTGTAATGGATTATTAATGGTACGGAACAAAACAAAGGTGATGGTTCTTTCTCAGTCAGCCAATTTACTCTTAACATTTCTTGTTTTAGTCATAACTTCTAGTATTGTTCCATATTGGAACGGGAAAATTGGTGCTATTGCACAATCAATAGGAATGTTAACAGAATTATGTGTATTGGTTTTTATTATATACAGGGTTGAGAAGAAAGTGTGCAATGAAAAACCAGGTAAAAGCAAATATATAAATGGATAA